The stretch of DNA GAAAAAGGTGAACATGCAGACGGAATCAAAGTAGACATCCTGACCTGCACTAATGGTCGACCAAATGCTAGCGCTATAGGCGGTAGCTATTGCGAGGCTGATTGGAACGTCCATCGTTAGATGTCGAGCTTTTAGGTTGCGCAGAGCAGAGGAGAAAAAAGGTTGTGCCGAATACAGCACAACTGGTGTTGTTATTAGCAAACTAACCCAGCGTAAAAAATTACGATGCTCAATCGCCATGCCATCAAATGCACCAGCATAGAGAGCAATAGCGTACATCATTACCTGCATCATCCCGATGCCAGCAACACCTAGCCTGCGGATAAAATGGCGGTTTTCGGACTGGATGATGGCATCTTGTTTTGCCGGTTGGTAGGGGTGGGCTTGATACCCAATCCGGTAAATAGTTTGCAATATATCACTCAAGTTTAGGCTGTCTGTATTCCAGACCACACGGGCGCGACCATTGCTCAGGTTTACTGAGCAACTTTGCAGGCCATTCAACTTATTGACATGGTGCTCAATTAACCAAGTACAGGCCGCACAGGTGATACCTTCGATAATTAATATTGCCTCAGCTTTATCCTGTTCTGAATAAGCGACGAAATCGGTTTGTATGTCCTTTCGATCGTAAAGCCGTAATTCCTCTGCCAGGGTTTCTTTCATCAGGGCGGCGGGCATGGCGGGAGTTGTTCGGTAGCGATAGTAGTCTGCCAAACCTGTTTCGATAATGGTTTTGGCCACGAATTGACAGCCAGGACAGCACATAGGTTGCGCCGAACCTTCAATCAATACCTCATAATTTACGCCTTTGGGTATCGGTAAACCGCAATGATAGCAGGCTCTTGATTGCTGCATGGGGTAGCTAGCTATTCACGTGTCAGGTGACTCGTACTGGAAATAACGATGGCTTCTTTATTCGGTAAATTAGTTTCACCTTTCAGACGCCAGAGACTATTTTCTGGGGCTAAATCAATGTAAAACCGTCCCGCTAACGGCTTGATAAACTCGGCCCGAAATAGATTTTGATTTACTTTGGTAAGGCGGAAGGAAATATCTTTTTTCTGTTGGAGTGGCGACATTAATTTGAGCACCAGGGACTTAGGAACAGGCATATTGCCCTGTAAAAAAAGAGTCAGCTGCTGATCCGTGTCCGAAAACAGTAGCGTTGCGTGAATACTCATATCTACCGCAACCTGCTCCTTCTTGAGTCGCTGGTTGATCTCCAGGCCGTCTTGATAATAATTATTGGTGACGAGCTCGGCATCGTTATTCACGGCGAGCCAGATAGTAATTATGCCCCCAATTACGGCGGTAAGCGGCGGGGTTATTAGAAACCAGGGCCAAAATTGCTTATACCAAGGTTTAATTAAACCGGCCTCATGCATACTGAATTTCCTTGATTAATGGATTCGAGGCCCTAAAAATCGGGTTTGTTCTGAAGCACTAAC from Pseudomonadales bacterium encodes:
- a CDS encoding FixH family protein; this encodes MHEAGLIKPWYKQFWPWFLITPPLTAVIGGIITIWLAVNNDAELVTNNYYQDGLEINQRLKKEQVAVDMSIHATLLFSDTDQQLTLFLQGNMPVPKSLVLKLMSPLQQKKDISFRLTKVNQNLFRAEFIKPLAGRFYIDLAPENSLWRLKGETNLPNKEAIVISSTSHLTRE